In a single window of the Anguilla rostrata isolate EN2019 chromosome 6, ASM1855537v3, whole genome shotgun sequence genome:
- the LOC135257194 gene encoding transcriptional repressor protein YY1-like codes for MASGDTLYIETDGSEMPAEIVELHEIEVETIPVETIETTVVGGDDDDEHHQPMIALQPLDDPNHVHHHQEVILVQTREEVVGGDDSDLRADDGFEDQILIPVPAPAAEEEYIEQTLVTVAGKSTSAGRTKKGGGGSGKKAGKKSYLSAAEASGRKWEQKQVQIKTLEGEFSVTMWASDDKKDMDHETVVEEQIIGENSPPDYSEYMTGKKLPPGGIPGIDLSDPKQLAEFARMKPRKMKEDDAPRTIACPHKGCTKMFRDNSAMRKHLHTHGPRVHVCAECGKAFVESSKLKRHQLVHTGEKPFQCTFEGCGKRFSLDFNLRTHVRIHTGDRPYVCPFDGCNKKFAQSTNLKSHILTHAKAKNNQ; via the exons ATGGCATCGGGCGATACGCTCTACATTGAAACCGACGGCTCGGAGATGCCGGCTGAGATTGTCGAACTTCATGAAATAGAAGTGGAGACAATTCCCGTAGAGACTATCGAGACCACGGTGGTCGGAGGAGACGATGATGACGAGCACCACCAGCCCATGATCGCACTACAACCGTTAGACGATCCGAACCATGTTCACCACCACCAAGAGGTGATATTGGTGCAGACCCGTGAAGAGGTTGTTGGAGGGGACGATTCTGATCTCCGTGCGGACGATGGTTTCGAAGATCAGATCCTCATACCTGTACCTGCTCCAGCCGCCGAGGAGGAATATATCGAACAGACTCTGGTGACAGTAGCAGGGAAGAGCACTTCAGCTGGGCGAACGAAGAAAGGGGGAGGTGGTAGTGGGAAGAAAGCTGGTAAAAAAAGCTATTTAAGTGCAGCGGAGGCCAGCGGTAGAAAATGGGAGCAGAAACAAGTGCAAATAAAGACACTGGAAGGGGAGTTTTCAGTCACTATGTGGGCTTCTG ATGACAAGAAGGACATGGACCATGAGACGGTGGTGGAGGAGCAGATCATCGGGGAGAACTCCCCCCCGGATTACTCCGAGTACATGACCGGCAAGAAGCTGCCCCCTGGCGGGATCCCCGGGATCGACCTCTCGGACCCCAAACAGCTGGCGGAGTTCGCAAG GATGAAGCCGCGGAAGATGAAGGAAGACGACGCCCCCAGGACGATAGCCTGCCCCCACAAA gggtGCACAAAGATGTTCAGGGACAACTCGGCGATGAGGAAGCACCTGCACACGCACGGGCCCCGGGTGCACGTCTGCGCGGAGTGCGGCAAGGCGTTCGTGGAAAGCTCCAAACTCAAACGGCATCAGCTCGTTCACACCGGCGAGAAGCCTTTTCAG TGTACTTTCGAGGGCTGTGGCAAACGGTTCTCCCTGGACTTTAACTTGCGCACACACGTACGGATTCACACGGGGGACCGGCCGTACGTCTGCCCGTTCGACGGCTGCAATAAGAAGTTCGCTCAGTCCACCAACCTGAAATCGCACATCCTGACACACGCAAAAGCCAAAAACAACCAGTGA